The region GGGAGGACGTCCGGGCCGCCCGCGAACGCCACGATCGCGAACGGCCCGGGGCTTAGGACGGCTCCGGCGGGTCATCCCGGTCGCGGCCGCCTGTGCCCAGGGGGCCGACCCCGACGAACGCTCCCGGCACTCGGGGCGGGCGCCGGGCCTCTCCTTGAGCGCGGTCGGCGAACGGGGATTCCGACGCAGGCTCCAGGGTTCCCGCCGGCGCGGCCCGTCAGGCCGCGGTCCGGCGGGGCCTCAGGCGCCGCCGGTGCGGCGGGCGCTGCGCGCCGCGTCAGCCTCGCGGGCCGTCCGCACCAGTGCGCGCACCCGCTCCGAGGTCGCCTCGCCGGGGCACACGACCGCCACCCACCCCTGGGCCGCGTACAGCGGGTGGGCGATGATCCGGTCCGCCTGCGAGGGGTCCGTGCCGTCGGCGTGCTCGGCGTGCGCGGCCGGCGGGTACCCCACCAGCTCCTCGAACAGCTCCCGCCCCACAGCGATGTTCACCCGGAACACGCCGGGCCGGTCCAGCCGGGAGGCGGTGTCGAACCCGGGGTAGTCCGAGGCCACCACCGTCGCGAACGGCATGTTCCGGCGCCGGGCGGGGTCGCCGCCGGGCTCGTGGAAGAAGAACACGTCCCCCCACGCCGCCTCCGGCGCCCCGTTCTCGGAGCCGGCCCGCACGGTGCCCACCTCCGGCAGTCCTTCGATGAACGCGATGATCTCGTCCTGGGTCATGGCAGGCCCCTTCCGGTCGGTCCACGGGCCCCGGTCGGCGGCCCGTACCTTCCATCGTGGCCTTGAACTCCTTTCGGAACCCCGGAGCCGCGTTCACCCCGTGGAACAGGGGGTGCGGTCCCCGAAACCCTCCAAACGCGGACCAGGGCGCCCGGTCAGTCCAGCGCCCAGGCGGGCAGCGCCTCCACCCGGTCGGCCCACCTCGGGGCCGCCGCCGGGTCCGCGCCCAGCACCCCGCCCACGATCGCGGCCACGGTGTCCATGTCGCCGCCCGGCGCGACCGCGGCCCACAGCGCCGGCTCCAGCGGCGCGCGCAGGTGCTTGGCCGCCACCCACAGCGCGAACGGCACCGTGTCCAGGGCCCGCACCCGCGAGCCGTTGCCCAGCCGGTGGGCCGCGCCCACGGGCTCGGGCACGATGAGCAGCGCTCGCGCGGCCCGCACCCCCTCCCGCAGCGCGCCCCGGGGCAGCAGGTCGGCCACCCAGCCCAGGAACGTCCCCGGAGCCCCCGCCTCGCCCCGTGCCACCAGGGCGGCGGCCACCGCCACCGCGACCGCCCCGTCCACCGCCTCGGGGTGGGTGTGGGTGACGCGCGCGCTCACCGCCGCCCACCCGGCCGCGGCCCCGGGGTCGTCGGCGAAGAACGCGCCCAGCGGGGCCACCCGCATCGCCGCGCCGTTGCCCCACGACCCGGCCCCGTCGAACAAGCCCGCCGCCAGGTCCTGGTGGTCGGCGCCCTCGCGCACCAGCCGCAGCAGGCGGCCGGTGGCGGGCCCGTACCCGCGGTCGAAGTCGTGGTGGGCGGCGAAGGACCCCGCCAGCCGGTCGGCGTCCACCTCCCCGTGCCGGACGACCTCCCGGTACACCGACGCGGCCATCTCGGTGTCGTCGGTCCACGACCACACCCCCTCGGGCAGCTCCCGGGCGCGGTGCCGGAACCGGTTGCCGGGCACGAAGAACTGGGAGCCGAAGGCGTCGCCCACGGCCAGGGCGGACAGGCTGGACAGTGCGCGGCGGGCGCGCTCGGAGGCGTCGAAGGAGAGCGGAGAGGTGGTCATCGCCCGCCATCCTCCCCCACCCGCGCCCTCCCGAACAGGGTGTGACCGAGGTCCCACCGGGGCCCGCGACCCCGCCCACGCTCGCACTATGCCCCCATCACTCGGCTCCCACCTGCGGTGACAGCACAACGAAACATGCCCGACACCATCGCCCAACGCCCGGGTAACACCTCGGAGGTTGCCTGAAACGCAACCGCACCGGGAGGAACACCCCCATGGAAGAACTCGTCGTCATCGGCAACGGCATGGTCGGCCACCGACTCGTCGAGGCCCTGCGCGACCGCGACGCGGCGGGCCACTGGCACATCACCGTCGTGGGCGAGGAGCCCCGCACCGCCTACGACCGCGTCGCCCTGTCCTCCTACTTCGACGGCGCCACCGCCGAGGACCTGTCCCTGGGCGACCTGTCCGGCCCCGCCGTGGACGTGCACGTCGACGAGCGGGCCACCGCCGTCGACCGCGCCGCCCGCACCGTCACCACGGCCTCGGGGCGCACCCTGGCCTACGACCGGCTC is a window of Nocardiopsis changdeensis DNA encoding:
- a CDS encoding ADP-ribosylglycohydrolase family protein, coding for MTTSPLSFDASERARRALSSLSALAVGDAFGSQFFVPGNRFRHRARELPEGVWSWTDDTEMAASVYREVVRHGEVDADRLAGSFAAHHDFDRGYGPATGRLLRLVREGADHQDLAAGLFDGAGSWGNGAAMRVAPLGAFFADDPGAAAGWAAVSARVTHTHPEAVDGAVAVAVAAALVARGEAGAPGTFLGWVADLLPRGALREGVRAARALLIVPEPVGAAHRLGNGSRVRALDTVPFALWVAAKHLRAPLEPALWAAVAPGGDMDTVAAIVGGVLGADPAAAPRWADRVEALPAWALD
- a CDS encoding DUF6194 family protein, with product MTQDEIIAFIEGLPEVGTVRAGSENGAPEAAWGDVFFFHEPGGDPARRRNMPFATVVASDYPGFDTASRLDRPGVFRVNIAVGRELFEELVGYPPAAHAEHADGTDPSQADRIIAHPLYAAQGWVAVVCPGEATSERVRALVRTAREADAARSARRTGGA